The Arachis ipaensis cultivar K30076 chromosome B03, Araip1.1, whole genome shotgun sequence region TAAGTTTTTAGTTACCTTATTCTCTTCATACTATGggcaaatatataaaaaaaaagttaaaaaatctGAACCCTAACTAAGAAATAGAAAACCCACAAACACCCTAAAGAATATTGCTTCTCATAAATATAGAATACTAATATATGTTTGAGATAAGTCAATGTAGAAGGTTGCTATTGGAGTTTCTTTCAAGTCACAAACACCAGATAGAGACTAGAAAGTAAAAAGCTTTATTGCATGTACAAGTCatagaaataaataataaataatttacatACAAACGCATGCATGTGTCACCCATCTTATTTCTTTTCAAATAATTTTGATAAGAAATATATGTACATGTTGTTGATATGTGTTTTAACGAAATTACGGTAAAAACCCTACACTGAACATAAAGCTAAGATAtcctttcaaaaataaataaataaataaagctaAGATCGCATTAACGATCTAACATTGCAAAATGGTGTTGacatgtaaaagaaaaaaaaaacaagaaaacattgCAAAATAAATGTTTTGCTTTATTGTATACTTAGCTTCACCGACGTGTCGGCATAATCTTCGGAGGCTGTTCCAAAAACAAAGGAATTTTCATATTCTTCACGtacatttttgttttttaattatgtacctattttcttgtttcttaagataatatataatattatttgatTATTCCCTAAATACAATTCATAAATCTTAATTATATGATATCTTtcattataaatttttaatttgcgATATTGAAGGACCAACGGAATGCTTGTCTCAAAGGATTGAGGCTTAGCTCCATTAAAAtcccttgaaaaaaaaaaatcctttgatAAATACCTAtgtcaaaagaaaagaaactaataCTTTGTTGAACATAATTAAACTTGTTCTTTCAATAAACTTTTTAATAAAAAGCAATCCAAGTTTTTAGGAAGGTTTAGTGTGTTATAGATTGTAAATTAAAGTACGATGTATAGTTGGGATTTTGAAGGAAAAACTTGTAGAATTAGTATAATCGGATTAACTATTGTAGTAATATGTGATTAGCTCTGGGTAAAAATTCATTTATAATTATCTTTTTATGAAGTTAATAATTGAGAATGGATCTAATCAAATATGTTAAATCAATAAAAACAATTACGTGTAAATTTTTACCTTAATTATTGTAATATGACTATTGAGTAATTTTTTTTCCCTCGTCGAACTAATAATATAAGTTGAATGAGTATAGaagttcagatttttctcttttagttagttaatctCTGAAATTTGGCACTTAATATCAATTTTGATCTTTCTTTCTAATTCTTTTTTACAAGTTAAATCTACATATTCATCttattttccattcaattcatTCATATTTCATACTTTTATACACAATCATCAATTCATCTTCACAAATTTCATTATattacataaatataaaatatataatgatttatgtatttttattcatCANNNNNNNNNNNNNNNNNNNNNNNNNNNNNNNNNNNNNNNNNNNNNNNNNNNNNNNNNNNNNNNNNNNNNNNNNNNNNNNNNNNNNNNNNNNNNNNNNNNNNNNNNNNNNNNNNNNNNNNNNNNNNNNNNNNNNNNNNNNNNNNNNNNNNNNNNNNNNNNNNNNNNNNNNNNNNNNNNNNNNNNNNNNNNNNNNNNNNNNNNNNNNNNNNNNNNNNNNNNNNNNNNNNNNNNNNNNNNNNNNNNNNNNNNNNNNNNNNNNNNNNNatgaatatatattatataaatatttctGGTGAACAATTATAATACTATTATTAATCTATATGTACGAACAATAATTAAGAGTACACTAACAAATTTTGCacttctatttttaatttgagttaagtatgattttggttccCAACGTAGGGGGCTGAAAATTGATTTCGTCCCTCGGCTTTTTTTCGCTCCAAAATCATACTTTATATATCTCTCTCACATGTAATCCTCATTAGTTTATAGGAATAAGAAAACATAATTAAGTCAAGTTTGTTGTGTTGATGTGATTCATGTGAGATAACAATATTATACATACTTGCTTTCCACCAAACCATATTAACTATGATACACTTTCTCTAACTTTTTcaacatttttaataaaataagttCACTATGATATTTCTCTTTCACCAGGTGGCCCAATCTCAATTGTTCATCAAAATTTAAACTGATTTCTATAAGTTAAAACCATTAGTTGTGTGCCATTTAGCAATAACCTCATATATATTTGTGTTGCTAAAAAAATAGATATCCCCATTCTCAAGAAGAATGTCCAAATTCAATTGCTCTCTTGTAGGGATATATTTTACTTCATAATTATTCTAATCTAAATCTTAATCAGATCAGCTGTTTGTCACTTCCTTTTTTATCTAAATCGATTATTAATGATTCCAAATCacatttaattattctattattaaaccttttatttaaaaaaaaaataaattattagttACATGATGATCTACCTAAATTATTTGTTTAGTGGCCCTAGTATTTACATTCATTctatcaattatatatatatatatacttctcATGTATGTTGGGAGACCTATGTCCGATTCTTAGTACAAATTAATTCTTCTTAACTAAATTACTAAAACAGGTCGCCAAACCCATCTATAAATACATCACACTTAAATAATTTTGCTTCCAATCATGTAAGGATAAAGAAAATTAGTTCAATAATGAAGAAATATAATAAAGATATATTGAAACAAATGAATGGATCATTTTCTTTATTGGTCAAAACAATATATAAATGTGGTAATTAATTTGTATATCCAAACAAATGATAGGTTTACTTGATTAAGATCTGTTGATTAATTAATGACATGAACAATAACCATATATAAGATAATAAAACAAGGGCTTTACTTTAACTTTTTAGTGGTTAATATATACTATATTATGAAGATTACTTTGATGATATTGTTTCCTTTGTAAATTCTCTCCAATTTCTTGGGAAACACAATGTTCCCATCTAGAAGACTAATTGCCATTGTAATGATGGATTAGTgttaaatttttgttattttaattaagAAAAGTGATTCTTGTAGCCGTCCACTTTGAGTCAATGTAACTTGTTTATTAATCTTGGTTAAATAAAGAGGAGCCAGCATGTGGTCCTAACATTATTCAAAAATatgttgcatgatcctttttcATGAAATTTCTAAATCTAAGAACATATGTGTAGTTGGTAAATATTGACGTGATTCTTGTGACCTAACAAATAACAAAATCATCTTAGTAACTATACAACACGCTCCTCTCATATTTTATTCAAGCAAATTAAGTTACAAGATAAATTAAAGAATGGGGTGTTCCATgcccatgaaaataaaaataccATGGAGACAATGAacaaatcatcaacaaaaaatcTCCAATTACAATTGAACCTAGTAATGatcataaaatcaaaacaaaaacaaaaagatgttcaatttttttaatttttatatgcaTCAAATGTGTTTCAATATATTATAGACAACGTTTAGGGAATCAACTAAAGTACCAGTCAATATATTATAGAGAACGTTTAGggaactcatgcttccatctaaagggagaagggagagagaaggggtaagaactggggagttcttagtagggccggggttattagttaagttcattaaatCTGTGTTGTTTAGCATACGAATAGCAAAATACCGAGAAGTAAtgaacagataaatagagaaaataaaaaaaatagaaagcagaacgcaaacaaaagaatacaagaaaataaaactcaaatacaaagAACAGACTACAAACAAACAGAGTATACATTCATTCAATAATCATAACAGAGAAAATGCATAACCAAGTATAATGCAtatctgtcctatgcaggccatgagctcacgtgttcgtttacaccctgcagcccgacattacctaggaacaagtcccagatatagTTTCCCTTTGAGCCGCAATAAAAAAGTTCAATAACACAAAAAAAATCCCATAATATTACTCAAACCTAGCTCCACATTAAAAAAAACCTAACTCTAATTTCCTGACAaaaaaacctaatcctaattcaaTTTCTCAcggtgaaaataaaaaaaacaaccgCACACCCCACCTTTTCCTTCTACTCCCATTCCGTTTCACGTTGTCGTCTTCCTCTTCTGCTTCACTCGTGTCGTTGCGCTTCCTTGGCAAACGGTGTCGACCCTGCTACGCGACATTGATGATCCTCTTTGCTGTGATACACAATCTACATGCAACTTCTTCTGCGCGCGCGGTTGGTTCCTCTATGTTGAGCTTCACCTGCAAGTCCCCATCCACCCTAAGTTTCCAACGTAGGTGCTTTTTCACGTTGTCATTCTCCCTGCAGACGAACATCATCACTGCGACTCGCAACGCTGTGTGTGGTGTGTTTTGTGGTGCGATCAGATTCTCCAAAGAACTTCTTTATCGTCTATTACAAACGGATATCCTGATAAGGTAAATGTgagatattttttttgttaaaatttggatgttttttttattaaactaATTTGACGGCGCTATTTCTAATTATTTAAAATTCtacttttaaaataatcaaaattttatttttaataattttaaaaaatattaaaaaaccattaaaatttattatttttgagtaTTACTTATTCATTAACTTAATTTTTTTAGTCTATAAATTTAGTNNNNNNNNNNNNNNNNNNNNNNNNNNNNNNNNNNNNNNNNNNNNNNNNNNNNNNNNNNNNNNNNNNNNNNNNGTTACTAATATTATTCAATAAAAAATGTTCAAATTTACTGGTACTTTACCTAGGGGGATCGTATATTAAATATGTTTCAATAACCTAAATACTGGCGTTATAAAAAACCAGAGCCGATCTTGATTGGGAAATGGCACCCCTTTTGACCTTTTCCAATTTGATCACTGGCAGAGTATAGTtgctcaaaataaaaataaaaccccCCAAAAATGCTCAACAGCTCAAACATGCAATAACACACCATAAAAGGGGCAAAAGACATTGGTCCTTCAAATCCCTCATCATCCAATCCCCccaaattacaaatcaaatatccTCTATTTACTCTAAAATTAGCCGtcatataaattattaaaataattaaatttattataaataaataaaattttacaacaataaaaaattataaaatattaaatacatatttttatacacaataattaattaataattactttTTGGTgacaattaataaaaaaattttatatacataTAACATAACTGTTTTGCAAATAATACTTTCCTATTACTAAAAACATTAcgtaaattataaatattaagcATTAAGCAATAACAGCTCTTGTCATTTGTCAAGGTAGCCGTtgcacctctctctctctctctcacacactctCTGTTCCTCTCACTTCCATTGCATTATTTTACTCCTTTTTGGTTCTTTTTCCTCTTTCAACCACATCAACAAGTAACCCCTCCCTCCCTGTTTCTCTTTCAGCTTCTTTCTCTTTTGGCATCTCATCAAaactcattcttcttcttcttcttcttcttcttttgtgaATCACACAACAGAATCCAATGAATTCCTTTCTTCCTAAACCGAAACTCTCCAATCCCCTGAATTCCCCTGTTCCAAAAACCAAGCTTTCAACTTCAATGGATTCAACTCTTTCACAAGACCCCATCTTCTCAATTCTTTCAAAAACTAATCTTTCTTCTGTTCCTATCGATTCCCATTTCTCAAAAACCAAACTTTCTAATCCCACCAACAAGCTTTCTTCCACTCCAAGCGATTCCCCTGTTTCAATAACCAAGCTTTGTTCAGCTACTCCAATGGATTCCCCTACTTCAAAAACACCACTTTCTGCTCCTCCACCATTGTCTGCAGCTTCAAGTTCAATCAGCAGCAGCAGTATCTGCAGCGATAGAAGCAGTGAGACCGACGAAAGCCCCTTCTCCTCTCACCGTTTCGAGCTTCAAGATGTAAAGTTTCAGCTACCAATTCAATCCACACCAACTCCAAGTTCCAATTCTCATAGTCATAGATCACTAGCTGTTCTTTCAGGCCATGTTGGTTCTGTTTCATGTTTAGCACTTTGTGGCGAATTCATACTAAGTGCATCACAGGGTAAAGACATCATAGTATGGCAACAACCGGATTTGCGCCTTTTCGCCAAATTCGGCCAAGGCGATGGATCGATTAAGGCCCTTGTATCCATTGGAAACAAGGTTTTCACTGCTCATCAAGATAGTAGGATCAGAGTTTGGAAGGTTTCAAGGAGTTCAGAGAATGTGTTTAGGCTCGTTGACACGCTTCCGACAACAAAGGACTATTTGGGGAAGTTCATGAAGCAAAGCAACTATGTCCAAACAAGGAGGCACCATAAGAGGCTGTGGATTGAGCATGCTGATAGCATTTCATGTTTAACTGTTCATAATGGTTTGATCTATTCAGGGTCATGGGATAAAACCCTTAAGGTTTGGAACCTTTCGGATTTGAAGTGTTTGGAGTCAATTAAGGCTCATGATGATGCAATCAATGGGTTGGTAGCATGTAGAAGAGGGATTGTGTATTCTGCTTCTGCAGATGGAAAGATCAAAGCTTGGGGAATGGAAAGAGAAAGGGAAGGAGGGAAGTTTAAGAAGAGTAACAAGAACTCACATTGTTTGAAAGGGGTTTTGGAGGGTCATAAAGATGTTTCATTGAATTCTGTGGTTGTTTCTGATGATGGGAAATGGGTCTATGGAGGTGGTTCTGATGGTTATGTTATGGGGTGGGAATGTTCTGAGAGTAGTAgcaatagtagtagtagtagttggAAGCTTGTTTCTGAGACAAAGGCACATGAAATGGCTGTTTTATGCATGTGCTTAATTGGTTANNNNNNNNNNNNNNNNNNNNNNNNNNNNNNNNNNNNNNNNNNNNNNNNNNNNNNNNNNNNNNNNNNNNNNNNNNNNNNNNNNNNNNNNNNNNNNNNNNNNNNNNNNNNNNNNNNNNNNNNNNNNNNNNNNNNNNNNNNNNNNNNNNNNNNNNNNNNNNNNNNNNNNNNNNNNNNNNNNNNNNNNNNNNNNNNNNNNNNNNNNNNNNNNNNNNNNNNNNNNNNNNNNNNNNNNNNNNNNNNNNNNNNNNNNNNNNNNNNNNNNNNNNNNNNNNNNNNNNNNNNNNNNNNNNNNNNNNNNNNNNNNNNNNNNNNNNGCATTTGGAAAAGAGAAGCTTTTGGTAAGCTTTGTAAAGTTGGTGTGATTAGTGGCCATGAAGGTCCAGTGAAGTGTTTGCAAGCTTCATGTTCTAATAGAATTGGTGGAGGATTTTTGCTCTATAGTGGAAGCCTTGATAGAAGTGTGAGAGTTTGGTGGGTTCCTAAGTATAGTAACAACAATGATATTGAAGAAATAGAGAAGGATAATAACAAGTCTATTGTTTCATGTTAAGAACATTTTGAAGGCTCAGAAATGAAGCACAGGATCCCTTATTTTTTGTTAACAGTGTCTGCTGtgctttcatttttgatttgttgtggttttgttttcttttgttttggatttggatttggagttcatttcatttttttttactgaAGTTGATTGTATAATTTAAGGTGAGGTTTTTAGGGGGCTTGATCTATTGTTCACTAGGGTGACATAGAGAAAATGGTGTTATTATacaatttttcttgttctttttctgaattttatttttatatttgtacAAAACAACTGTAACTATGCCTTCAAGGGATTCAATGAATCGGAGAATTATAAATTATGTTCTTTTTGTTGGTTGCATGATTATGTTTCCATAATTCCATTTATaccttatttattattttatgcaACCATTTGTAGCTTAATGCTGATggaacttttattttttaaataaaaagtgcTAGGTTGGTACAATAATTAACAATAAGAAAATAACTGCATAATTGCTAAGCTTAGGTGCAATAAAAAGATTAGTGTATTTCAGATAATACAAACAACTAACCAAAAAACTATGAAGGAACAAAGAGAAAGTATGGGAGATTCTCAGGACAAAACATTTCTGTTGCATTATAAGTCAAGGAATCTTTTCCTATGTTCACAATATGTTGTTCTTTCTGACATATTATTTAGTCACTGATATGTAGATCAGAATACTCAATCAATCAGATCTCTATTATTCTGTCAGCGTAGACAAAAGACAAATGTCAACTACATGACTATTAGCATTTTAGAAAAGATTGGAGCCAAATAAGATCAGAACAAGACAATAAGGTTCcaactctttcttgcttctttaagGTTCTTCACTCATATTTCAAGCTTCAAGAGCTTCTTCAAATTTTGGTTGCTATTATCAGCAGTTTTACAAGTAACTGCTTGATCTTAGAAATCATTGTAAAATTTGTAATAATCTTTCATAAACTCAAGAATTTAACTAAACTCGTAGAACTCGAGTGAAACTCAACTCGCAAAATCATAAACTCACGAATTAAAGGGTGAAAACAAAGAAGAAATTTAAAACTAATGGTAGTTGCAAACCAGCTTCATTTGAAAAGTAAAGAAATAAATTAGTCAAACATGTTTTCTTTTTGAAATGGTCTTATATTACTATAACATGTTCGGATGTTCCTAGAAATAAAACAACTCTAGCAAGGTTGCTTCTGCAGAAGTTACGGACTTCAATCCATTGTGTCTAAAATCTAAATTCTagaatgactttttttttttctattcttttccttcttccacCGTCCATTTGGTAAAAAGAAACTGAAAGCAGCCATGTATGTTGGTTTTTCCATGGACCACAGAAAGCCTTAAAATAAAGGAAGTTATTGCTTTAAATTCTATATAAAGCCACCATTCACTATACAGCAACCTTAAGCAATATTTTCTATGCTGCATTGGACCACATTAAGAAGCAGAATATTCCATAAATGTAAACTACATAAATGAGGAGCTGTGTTTTTCTCCTACCACCTTTGTTATTCTTAAGATTAAGATATATATTAAAAAGATGCTACCCTACTATTTGTACCAACCCTTTTTCTTTTtgagaggagaagaaaaaaattcaTACTTGTCTGAGAGACATGTTATAGAAATCCAGTGATCATTTGAAGCAACAAGTTaacaataagaaaataaaaatatatattaaaggaAAAAGCGTCGAGAGTAATTGACTAATTGTGGTGTGGCCAAATTTGAAAGTAACAGTTAAGGTATTCGAAAAAagtaacattttttaaatgttagttGGACTAGTCTTTGTTATACTGCACTTTTTCCAGTTAAAATATGATAAAATTTTCTTGTCAAGTGGTTGAAAAGAAAACACATTTAAGAATGAAAATTCACAAGAATTTCAAAGTGGAAGAATACCAAACATAGAAGCAAGGAAGAAGGGTCGCTTCAGAAAGCATATCAATATAATAACatatattatcattattattgataattgCTAAAAATGTGGTTCATGCAACCTTGACGTGATTGAACAATTTTAATTGGCTTCCATGCTCTTAAGCATTTGAACATTAGGTTTTGGTTTCAACTAATACATTGACAGATATCAAGGGTCTCATAGTGAAGCATTCAATGTTAATATAACGTTTTATTCAACACAAAAgcaaaatgaaatgaaactgtATAAAAATAAGCAGAATTTCTTACAAGACTACAATATATAGTATTTATAAATACATGTGCCCATGTCCTAAACTAGGACTACAAAACTTTCtagtaagaataagaaaaaaaaaaagaatattacaACAATTAATCTTCATTCATGGCAGCATAGAAGCAATCTGACCCCTGATGACACCAACCAACCAGCTCAAAAATAAAATCACTCTCAAATCTTCTCCATGCAATACATTAGTCACAAATAGAACAGCAATCATTGTTCTCATCCCATGTTCTCCTTCACAATGTGTGTACATGGTTCACAACTGCTTGTAGAAAAGGACATATGCCTGATCATGCAGCAccttgtttgctccaatggcaataACAGATGCATCATCAAATCTTAGCCACTGACCATTAGGGTATAGGGCATCGGCAGTGTAGTGCCCCTTTGAAGGCTCCCTTCCATGGTGAGTAAT contains the following coding sequences:
- the LOC107629649 gene encoding protein JINGUBANG, whose translation is MNSFLPKPKLSNPLNSPVPKTKLSTSMDSTLSQDPIFSILSKTNLSSVPIDSHFSKTKLSNPTNKLSSTPSDSPVSITKLCSATPMDSPTSKTPLSAPPPLSAASSSISSSSICSDRSSETDESPFSSHRFELQDVKFQLPIQSTPTPSSNSHSHRSLAVLSGHVGSVSCLALCGEFILSASQGKDIIVWQQPDLRLFAKFGQGDGSIKALVSIGNKVFTAHQDSRIRVWKVSRSSENVFRLVDTLPTTKDYLGKFMKQSNYVQTRRHHKRLWIEHADSISCLTVHNGLIYSGSWDKTLKVWNLSDLKCLESIKAHDDAINGLVACRRGIVYSASADGKIKAWGMEREREGGKFKKSNKNSHCLKGVLEGHKDVSLNSVVVSDDGKWVYGGGSDGYVMGWECSESSSNSSSSSWKLVSETKAHEMAVLCMCLIGXXXXXXXXXXXXXIWKREAFGKLCKVGVISGHEGPVKCLQASCSNRIGGGFLLYSGSLDRSVRVWWVPKYSNNNDIEEIEKDNNKSIVSC